A region from the Melanotaenia boesemani isolate fMelBoe1 chromosome 11, fMelBoe1.pri, whole genome shotgun sequence genome encodes:
- the LOC121649465 gene encoding neurofilament medium polypeptide-like gives MSFTVDHHFMGPGSYRKARPASVSSSGFHSQRRRLAYSQPSSTDSMETFNGDMTRRSEKEILQALNDRFAGYIDKVRNLEMHNRNLEAEAAALRQSQTGRVSIGEHYERELNELRGLLQQLTGEKARAALDHDHLEEDIQHLRVRLEDEARNREESEAASRAMKKYVEECRLARMELDKKLRALEEEAAFLKRNHEEEVSELLAQIQGAQVSFDMRDTLKADVTSALREIRAQLDSHASKSATHTEEWFKVRMEHLSEAAKSNQDAIRGTQEEIAEYRRQLQSRTIELETLRGTKESLERQRMESEDRHQDDLNSLQVTINQLDNELKTTKWEMASQLRDYQELLNVKMALDIEIAAYRKLLEGEENRFVSGGGPYSYLEGRFSTHLKVKSEEISDTVIVEEQTDETQVTEVTEEADEEEEDEKKEDEEEEGEGDEETKEEEGEDEGGEDKEGGEGEEENEGEEKGEEENEEEQKEEEDKSASPQPKSPAVKSPESKSPASKSPMPKSPAKSPVVKSPAGDKSKSPESKSPVNKSPESKSPSKTPELKSPEKEKAKPVAAKDTPKEEKKDEKPQSVKEEKKEKEQPAKEEKKQEPKEKEPEKADKPDTKKESKSDEAPKKEGASKPATPSKASEDKDSPKSEPKESAPPAKEEKSPAPKSEKADPEVKVVSKVEPEKTESKKEEKKPEEKPASKVGPESKKDEKKPEEKKETRTEESKEVKGGAKTEKAEKSSGTESKESKEEKAKK, from the exons ATGAGTTTCACGGTAGACCACCACTTCATGGGCCCGGGCTCGTACCGCAAGGCTCGGCCCGCCTCTGTGTCCTCCAGCGGGTTTCACTCCCAGCGCCGCCGCCTCGCATACAGCCAGCCATCCTCAACCGACAGTATGGAGACCTTCAATGGTGACATGACGCGGAGGAGCGAGAAAGAGATTCTGCAGGCTCTGAACGACCGGTTTGCCGGTTATATCGACAAGGTGAGGAACCTGGAGATGCACAACCGCAACCTGGAGGCGGAAGCGGCAGCGCTGCGGCAGAGCCAGACCGGACGGGTCTCGATCGGGGAACACTACGAGCGTGAACTGAATGAACTAAGGGGTCTCTTGCAGCAGCTGACCGGGGAGAAGGCCCGCGCGGCACTGGATCACGATCACCTGGAAGAAGACATTCAACATTTGCGCGTCAGGTTGGAGGATGAGGCGCGCAACCGGGAAGAGTCGGAGGCTGCCTCTCGCGCCATGAAAAAGTATGTTGAGGAGTGCCGGCTGGCACGCATGGAACTGGACAAGAAGCTCCGTGCTCTGGAGGAGGAAGCCGCATTTCTTAAGAGGAACCACGAGGAAGAAGTGTCTGAGCTCTTGGCGCAAATTCAGGGCGCACAGGTGAGCTTCGACATGAGAGACACGCTCAAGGCGGACGTCACCAGCGCGCTGCGAGAGATCCGTGCGCAACTGGACAGCCATGCATCAAAGAGTGCAACGCACACCGAGGAATGGTTTAAGG TACGCATGGAGCACCTGTCTGAAGCTGCAAAATCTAACCAGGATGCAATCCGTGGAACCCAGGAAGAGATCGCAGAATACCGCCGCCAGCTTCAGAGTCGCACCATTGAGCTGGAGACTCTTCGAGGAACAAAGGAGTCGCTGGAGAGGCAGCGAATGGAGAGTGAAGACAGACATCAAGATGATCTCAATTCACTACAG gTGACCATTAATCAGCTTGACAATGAGCTAAAAACCACCAAATGGGAGATGGCCAGCCAGCTGAGAGACTATCAGGAGTTGCTGAATGTAAAGATGGCCCTTGATATTGAGATTGCTGCTTATAG GAAGTTACTGGAGGGAGAGGAGAATCGCTTTGTGTCTGGTGGTGGTCCATACTCCTATCTGGAGGGCAGATTCTCCACTCATCTGAAGGTGAAAAGTGAGGAGATCTCAGATACGGTGATCGTGGAGGAACAAACTGACGAGACACAGGTGACGGAGGTGACAGAAGAGgctgatgaggaggaagaggacgaaaagaaagaagatgaagaggaggaaggagagggaGATGAGGAAACCAAAGAGGAGGAGGGTGAAGATGAGGGAGGGGAAGATaaggaaggaggagagggagaggaagaaaatgagggagaagaaaaaggagaggaggaaaatgaggaagaacagaaggaggaagaagataaAAGTGCATCCCCTCAGCCTAAATCTCCTGCTGTGAAATCACCAGAATCCAAATCACCAGCATCCAAATCCCCAATGCCTAAATCACCTGCTAAGTCACCTGTAGTCAAATCTCCGGCAGGAGACAAGTCAAAGTCACCTGAGTCAAAGTCGCCCGTGAATAAATCCCCTGAATCCAAATCTCCCTCCAAGACCCCCGAACTAAAGTCACCAGAGAAAGAGAAGGCCAAGCCTGTTGCTGCCAAAGACACGcccaaagaggagaaaaaagatgaaaagccTCAGTCTGTcaaggaggaaaagaaggagaaagagcAGCCTGCgaaagaggagaagaagcaAGAACCTAAGGAAAAAGAGCCAGAGAAAGCAGACAAACCTGACACAAAGAAAGAGAGTAAATCAGATGAAGCACCAAAAAAGGAAGGAGCTTCAAAACCAGCAACACCCAGTAAGGCCTCTGAGGACAAAGACTCCCCAAAATCTGAGCCTAAAGAGAGTGCTCCCCCTGCAAAGGAGGAGAAGTCTCCTGCTCCAAAATCAGAGAAGGCTGACCCTGAGGTGAAGGTGGTTTCTAAAGTTGAGCCCGAGAAGACAGAAAGcaaaaaggaggagaagaagccTGAGGAAAAGCCTGCCTCAAAAGTAGGGCCAGAGAGCAAGAAGGACGAGAAGAAACcagaggagaaaaaggagaCCCGTACAGAAGAGAGTAAAGAGGTGAAGGGCGGGGCAAAAACGGAGAAAGCTGAGAAATCCTCTGGCACTGAGTCAAAGGAAAGTAAGGAGGAGAAAGCCAAGAAGTAA